TCGAGCAAGTTTTCGAGGATAAAACCCCGGGCGCCGTCCTTTCCAAAAGAGCCGATATCCTGACCAACCAGGTTGACCTCGGAAACCCCCTTCTGTATCATTGCGCGAAATTCAGAGACAATTCTCTTCGTCTCCCTGCTTGCAAGGGGTCCCCTTATATCGGGAATGGTGCAATAAGAGCAGTGGTTTGAACAGCCATCTGTTATTTTCAAATATCTCCAGGCCCGTCCTTTCCCTCTGATTCTCTCGATATACAGATCCTCCAGGTCGGTTTTTTCTTCAATACCCATCCCCCCCCGTCCGACCCCCATCACGTCCATTAAAATTTCGTCTATTCTGCCCACGTCTGTTATTTTGAAACATTTATCGATCTCGGGGATTTCCATTTCAAGCTCAACCATGTACCTCTGCGAGAGACAGCCTCCAACGAGAATTTTTCCAACCTTTCCCTTCCTCTTGAGCTCCACGAACCTGAAAATTTCGCCGAGCGATTCCTCCTTGGCTGCATCGATGAATCCACAGGTATTTATGATCACGGCATCGAGGAAGCCCCTTTTCCTCAGTGAAACACCCCGCCTGGCAAGGACGGTCTCCATCACCTCGGTATCGACCATATTTTTTGCGCACCCCAGATGCACCAAGCCGACACGAAACACCCTGTCTTTAACCAATACGCTCATTGGCTCCTGCTACTGTATACGAAAAAGGAGAGAAGAGATTGGCCGGTTTACCTCCACCCGGCTGAAGGAGAGGGTATTTGAGGTACCGGTGAGAGAAAAAATCGTAAGCTCTTCGACAAGCTTGCTCTTTCTGTTCCAGGTCAGGACTATTCTCCTGACATCCCTCTTCAATTTCTCCAGAGGAACCAGTTCAACCTTTGCATAACTTTCCCCATCGGTTTCAACGCGCGAAAATTCAAACAGCTCGGGGAGGTTGCCCTCTCCTCCAAGCAGAACATTATATATTCCGATGAGGTGTGCCGAAATCTTGGTCTCCCTGAAGCTTTCATCCTTTTCCTTCTTGAAGTAGAGAAATTCCCCGTTCACGATAAATACCTGCCTGACGGGCTCGGCATACTCCCACCTGCTCTTTCCGGGCTTCTTTATGTAAAAAACCCCCCTGGCTTCCCGGGTAATACCCATTCCCTCGAGTGGCATGACCTGGTTGAACTCTCCCGATATGGATGTCACGGTGCGATAACGCCTCTCTATCTCGGCGATGACTTCACTCCCTTCGCTGGTAGCAAGCGCAGGGGATGCGAGATAGAGCAACGAGAGAGACAAAAGCAGGCACAGGGGTGCACGCTTTTTAGCGGAGCGAAGGGATGACGTCATTCTCGAATCCTCACCTCTCTCTGTTTTCCTCCCGGACCTACCGGTGTTACGATCCCCTCTTCCTCCATTTTTTCGATGAGCCTGGCTGCCCTGTTGAAGCCTACCCCCAGTTTCCTCTGCAGATAGGATATCGAGGCCTTCCGTGTCTCAACGACTATTCTCACCGCCTCCTCGTATCTTTCGTCCAGAAACTCGACGCCGCCTCCGGCCTCATCCATATCTTCACTGACAACCGACTCGTCGTACGCTGCCTCCCCCTGCTTCTTGAGAAAGTGCACCACTCTTTTGATCTCATCCTCGGATACGTATGGCGCATGAACCCTGATGAGCCCTTCGGGGCCGGGCCGCAGGAACAGCATGTCCCCCTGTCCCAGGAGGAACTCGGCGCTGTACTGCCCGAGAATGGTATAGGAGTCGTAGCGCGAGGAAACTTTAAAGGAAATTCTGCAGGGGAAATTGGCCTTAATTACGCCCGTAACCACATCGACAGATGGTCTCTGGGTGGCGACGATGAGGTGGATTCCCGACGCCCGTGCCATCTGTGAAAGCCGCGTAATAGCTTCCTCGACCTCCCGTGCCGAACTGAGCATCAGGTCCGATAGCTCGTCGATCACGATAACGATGAAGGGAAGCAGCGATGATTCATCGTCGTCCTTCCTTGCCGACCTCCTCTTGCGCACCATGTTGTTGTAGGAATCGATGTTTCTCACACCGTTTTCCATCATCAGCCTGTATCTTCCTTCCATCTCGGCCACTGCCCATCTGAGGACCTTGGCGGCATCCTTGGGCTGGGTAACGACAGGGTGGAGAAGGTTTGGTATACCGTCGTATGGATTGAACTCGAGCATCTTGGGGTCCACGAGGATCAGGCGGAGCTCGTCCGGGGTCGTCCTGAACAGAAGCGACAGTATCATGGCGTTCAACGACACACTTTTTCCGGAACCCGTCGTGCCGGCAATCAAAAGATGAGGCATCTTGGACAGGTCGGTAACGACAGGCCTCCCGAGAATGTCCATGCCCACGGATATGGTCAGGGGGGGCTTGGAGGAAAGGTACTCTTCGCTCTGTAAGATCTCTTTGAGATAGACCCGCTCCCTTTTCTTATTGGGCACCTCGATGCCCATAACCCCCTTCCCCGGAATATTTTTTATGATTCTCAGGCTCTCCGCTTTCAGGGCCAGGGCCAGGTCTTCCGAAAGCTTCACTATCCGGTTCAACTTCTCACCCGGTGCAGGTTTGAACTCGTAGAGCGTAACCATGGGACCAGCCATTACCGAGGTTATCTCTCCGTCAACCCCAAACTGCCTGAGCTCCTTTATCAGCACCCGTACGTTTTCCTTGAGATCATCCTCATCAGGAATCAGCCTCGTCGCCGGTGGGCTGTCGAGGAGATTCCGGGACGGCAGCGAGAACTCCGAATGGACAGGCCCGGCAAACGTCCTGACACCACTCTTTTCTTTCCCGCTCTCTTCGGGGCCCCGCACAATCTTTACTTCTTCTGCCTCATCTATGCTGTCGCTGAACACTATCCCTTTTCGCGCAAGGCTGCGGAGGGATGCATCCTCCTTTATCTTTTCCCTCACCTTTTTCCTCTTCTCCTTCTTCCTGTTGAGAAATGAGCGTAAATCCCCTATCGATATCCCCGTGGACATCATCAGAGAAATGACGAAAAATGAAAAGAGAACTATGCTCCCCCCAACGCTCCCGAAAATTGCCTTCACGGCATTTTTCCCTATGATATAGCCGGTTATACCGGAAAGGTAAAAATCCACGCCGAAAAGCCTCACGTATTCCGAGTAGATGCTCAAGATGGCCACGGATGAGACGAGGGCGAGAAATATGCCGATACTCCTCAGGAGAATTTTCCGCGTCCCGAGCCCCCGGAAAGACAGAATTGCCTGGGAGAAGAATATCAGTGGTATCAGGAAAGCCCCTATTCCGAACCACTGAATGAGAAGATCCGAGGAGTATGAACCGACCTTTCCGCTCCAGTTGGATATTTTCATCATCTCCGATGAAAAGGTCGAGAAGGATGGATCGAAGGGGTTGTAGGATACAAGAGATATGAGCAGTAAGAGGCCGATTGCAGCGTTTATGACCCCCAGGACCTCTTTTTTCACATCCCTCATGCAGGTTACCCCCGAGACATCAATAATCTATCCAAACGGGAAATATCACCGGTTTTCTCGAAAGCTGCCTGTTGAAAAAACGCCTCAGTTCCCGCCGGATCTCCAAAACCGCTTCCTCGCCCCCGACCTGGCCGCATTCCATCACCACATCCCTCAAAATATTCTCTGCCCCTTCGATGATCCCGTTTCCGGCATCGATATCGGTAACCCCCACACAGATCAACTCCGGACCGTATCTGATCTTCTGCTTCCCGGCATCGTAACAGACCACCGCCACCGCCACACCATCCCGGGAGAGATGTTTTCTCTCTCGCAGCACCATTTCACACACATCGCCAACACCCTTTCCATCGACGAAGACTTTTCCCACATTCAAAACCCCTTCCTTACGAAGAACCCCGCCTTCAAGAACGAGCACCTCACCATTTTCCACGACGAAGGGAGTGCAATCAACCGCCTTCTGTGCGACCATCGCGTGCTGCACGAGTTGCCGGTACTCGCCATGAACCGGAACGAAGTATTTCGGTGCCGCAGCCCGGGCCATACGCTCCAGCTCTTTCTGACCCCCGTGGCCGGAAACGTGGACGTCCGATATGGCCTGGTAAACCACATCAGCCCCTCTCCTGTAGAGGTTGTCAATAAGCCGGAAAATCGCCTTTTCATTACCGGGGATAAATCTCGATGATATTATTACCGTGTCCGTCTCCTTCACCTTTACATAGCGGTGTTGATTTCTCGCCATGAGTGAGAGAGCACTCAGGGGCTCTCCCTGGGATCCGGTGGTCACGATGGCAAGAGATCTGTCATCGACCTTTCCTATCCCATCGATATCCACAAACAGGCTCCCATCTCCGTCATGAACATACCCGAGTTTTCTGGCTATTTTCAAATTCTGCTCCATGCTCCTTCCCGTTACGGCCACCTTTCGGCCGTCCTGCGCAGCGCTTTCGATGGTATCGGCCAGGCGGGCGATATTCGAGGAAAACATGGAGACTATGGCTCTTCCTGGAATCTTTCTCATGAGACCGTCGAGAGTTTCCCTGACATACCTCTCTGACATGGTTCTTCCCCTGTTCTCCACATTGGTGGAGTCGGAAAAAAGCAGGGACACTCCCTCTTTTCCAACCTCCTCAATTCTTTTAAGATCCGTGAAGACTCCGTCTGAAGGCGTGTCGTCCATCTTGAAATCCCCCGTGTGCACGATAACGCCGTCGCCGGTTCTCACTATGTAGCCCACCCCTTCCGAGATTGAATGACACACCGGAAAGGCCTCGAACGCAAAATCCTCGAGAAGAACGACCCCATCTCTCTCTATAACCCGTATGTCCGGTGTATATTCCGGACCGTGCTCCTCCAGCCTCAGCCTCAATAGTTCGGCAGTTAGATTTGTGGCATAAACGGGAACATTCGCCAGCTGGAGCAAATAGT
This portion of the Deltaproteobacteria bacterium genome encodes:
- a CDS encoding DNA translocase FtsK; the protein is MRDVKKEVLGVINAAIGLLLLISLVSYNPFDPSFSTFSSEMMKISNWSGKVGSYSSDLLIQWFGIGAFLIPLIFFSQAILSFRGLGTRKILLRSIGIFLALVSSVAILSIYSEYVRLFGVDFYLSGITGYIIGKNAVKAIFGSVGGSIVLFSFFVISLMMSTGISIGDLRSFLNRKKEKRKKVREKIKEDASLRSLARKGIVFSDSIDEAEEVKIVRGPEESGKEKSGVRTFAGPVHSEFSLPSRNLLDSPPATRLIPDEDDLKENVRVLIKELRQFGVDGEITSVMAGPMVTLYEFKPAPGEKLNRIVKLSEDLALALKAESLRIIKNIPGKGVMGIEVPNKKRERVYLKEILQSEEYLSSKPPLTISVGMDILGRPVVTDLSKMPHLLIAGTTGSGKSVSLNAMILSLLFRTTPDELRLILVDPKMLEFNPYDGIPNLLHPVVTQPKDAAKVLRWAVAEMEGRYRLMMENGVRNIDSYNNMVRKRRSARKDDDESSLLPFIVIVIDELSDLMLSSAREVEEAITRLSQMARASGIHLIVATQRPSVDVVTGVIKANFPCRISFKVSSRYDSYTILGQYSAEFLLGQGDMLFLRPGPEGLIRVHAPYVSEDEIKRVVHFLKKQGEAAYDESVVSEDMDEAGGGVEFLDERYEEAVRIVVETRKASISYLQRKLGVGFNRAARLIEKMEEEGIVTPVGPGGKQREVRIRE
- a CDS encoding RNase J family beta-CASP ribonuclease, producing MTITICALGGLGEIGMNCLLLDSGREAVIIDAGIMFPDDGMFGVDYVIPDFSSLEPVKDRIRCIFLTHGHDDHIGAVHYLLQLANVPVYATNLTAELLRLRLEEHGPEYTPDIRVIERDGVVLLEDFAFEAFPVCHSISEGVGYIVRTGDGVIVHTGDFKMDDTPSDGVFTDLKRIEEVGKEGVSLLFSDSTNVENRGRTMSERYVRETLDGLMRKIPGRAIVSMFSSNIARLADTIESAAQDGRKVAVTGRSMEQNLKIARKLGYVHDGDGSLFVDIDGIGKVDDRSLAIVTTGSQGEPLSALSLMARNQHRYVKVKETDTVIISSRFIPGNEKAIFRLIDNLYRRGADVVYQAISDVHVSGHGGQKELERMARAAAPKYFVPVHGEYRQLVQHAMVAQKAVDCTPFVVENGEVLVLEGGVLRKEGVLNVGKVFVDGKGVGDVCEMVLRERKHLSRDGVAVAVVCYDAGKQKIRYGPELICVGVTDIDAGNGIIEGAENILRDVVMECGQVGGEEAVLEIRRELRRFFNRQLSRKPVIFPVWIDY